One Brassica napus cultivar Da-Ae chromosome C2, Da-Ae, whole genome shotgun sequence DNA window includes the following coding sequences:
- the LOC106381404 gene encoding UPF0725 protein At2g20620-like, with protein MADVVMRKEDSDTLSVKELGAFLPPPPPPPPPPTYKPSAQGFVDFYPPPYQPPNVWEPLPPGPSTWSPVVIKLPSTPKDELKRELLDAILLPEPVDEEPGKRSLYIQSPTPSNMEYRRIFHHRYTPSPTYSPTAPGGYSYSQSQDAMHAKPLLFAKIALHCYNLEKGTHFERLGLPRDYDQTLEARDPARNYTCRFETSVRLATENKDCFHVVTTRCRPLPPPPPPGEDGFQCGFDTLSVDELFKGNMPDWLPNDYATSTQLLLQYYEMKESEVEQAKEWLHLYAELALYTKKQTDPFMFERSKPLELGKVVVQTRGVVDSLKEVELLDNAVFFITFKTSCHRVWKGIIRRTRDGIPEHLSLEAKCFM; from the exons ATGGCGGACGTGGTGATGAGGAAAGAGGATAGCGACACATTGAGTGTTAAG GAACTCGGTGCTTTTCTACCGCCGCCGccaccgccgccgccgccgcctaCCTACAAGCCGTCAGCACAAGGTTTTGTTGACTTTTATCCACCACCATATCAGCCTCCCAATGTTTGGGAACCTCTTCCCCCCGGCCCCAGCACTTGGAGTCCAGTGGTCATAAAATTGCCTTCTACTCCTAAAGACGAGTTGAAGCGAGAGTTACTGGATGCTATTCTTCTACCG GAACCCGTTGACGAAGAACCGGGCAAGCGGTCGTTATATATACAGTCACCAACTCCATCTAACATGGAATATCGAAGAATCTTTCATCATCGGTACACTCCGAGTCCAACTTATAGTCCCACTGCCCCTGGCGGTTACAGTTACTCTCAATCTCAGGATGCTATGCACGCCAAGCCACTGCTCTTTGCTAAAATCGCACTCCATTGCTACAATCTCGAAAAg ggGACACACTTTGAACGTTTGGGTCTGCCTCGAgattatgaccagaccttagaGGCAAGGGATCCAGCACGCAATTACACTTGCAGGTTTGAAACAAGTGTTCGGCTTGCCACTGAGAATAAAGATTGCTTCCATGTTGTCACAACCCGCTGCAGGCCCTTGCccccacctcctcctccag GGGAAGATGGATTCCAATGTGGATTTGACACACTCTCCGTGGATGAGCTTTTCAAAGGCAACATGCCCGATTGGTTGCCTAATGACTATGCCACTAGTACGCAGCTGCTCCTGCAATACTACGAG ATGAAAGAATCAGAGGTGGAACAAGCCAAAGAATGGCTTCATCTTTACGCTGAACTAGCCTTGTACACCAAGAAGCAGACGGACCCG TTCATGTTTGAGCGTTCAAAGCCCCTGGAGCTCGGAAAGGTTGTTGTGCAAACTAGAGGAGTTGTCgactctctgaaagaggttgaGCTGTTGGATAATGCAGTCTTTTTCATAACCTTCAAAACAAGTTGCCATCGTGTCTGGAAAGGTATCATCAGGAGGACAAGGGATGGGATTCCAGAGCATCTATCCCTTGAAGCCAAGTGCTTCATGTGA